The Deltaproteobacteria bacterium genome includes the window GGGGAAATTGGCCTGTGCGGTCGAAAAGAACCTGTTGGAACGATACGAGGCCCTGACTAGCGCCCCCGGGGGACAAGCATTGGCGGGCGTTCGGGACGGTATATGCATGGCCTGCAATATGTCCATTCCGCCTCAGGTGTACAACCAACTCTTGCGGAACGATCAGTTGCTGAGTTGTCCCAACTGCCAGCGGATCATCTACTGGCTCGATCACGAAGATCTGGAAGGCTCTGCGGGTCAATAGCGGGGCGGAATCTTCCGATTCACGCTGATCTTCAAAAGTGGGACGGGTTTTGGTACGGTTGTTCCGTGCAGGGATGATCTTTGAGGTCCTTTGAGGTCCGACGAAACGAGTGTTTCCGAACATTTTGTGCCGGAGTAGTCCAGGTGATCGCCGGCTCTCCTCGTGGGAGCGGGAGGAAAGTCCGAGCTCCACAGGGCGGGGTGGTCCGTAACGCGGACTGGGGGCGACCCTAAGGAAAGTGCCACAGAAAACAAACCGCCTCCGTATCGGAGGTAAGGGTGAAACGGTGAGGCAAGAGCTCACCAGATTCGATGGTGACATCGAATGCTAGGTAAACCCCACCCGGAGCAAGACCAAATAGGAGGGCGCTACAAGGCGGCCCGTCTTTTGCCCTCGGGTAGGTCGCTCGAGGTTCCGGGCAACCGGAATCCTAGATGAATGATCACCGCCCCGCATCGGGCAACCTGTGCGGGGAACAGAACTCGGCTTATGGACTGCTCCGGCACTTCTTTTTCTCTGGAACACCGGTCGTATCGGTCCGGGTGTACCCTTCTCAACCCACAGCTCCCGGAATATGAAATACAGCGACGAGCCCATACCCAGACCTTTCTGTTATGCCGTTATCCCCGCTGCCGGGCAAGGCTTGCGCATGGGAACTCCCCTGCAAAAACAGTTCTTGCACCTGTGGGGAAAACCGATACTTGCCCGGACGATCGAAGTGTTCGAACAATCCGCAAGCATAGACGGCATCATAGTGGTCACGCCGGAAGACCGACTCGATTTTTGCCGGGATGAAATCATTGACCGGTACCATTTTCACAAGGTCCGTGACGTCGTCCCCGGCGGCAAAGAGCGACAGGATTCCGTATTCAACGGGCTATGCGCGGTACCGGAAACCGCGGACGTGGTCGCGATACATGACGGCGTGAGGCCCCTGGTTACCGTTGAACTCATCGCGAACACGATTCTCGCGGCGTACGAAAAGGGCGCTGCCATAGCGGCTCAGCCGGCGCATGAAACGGTGAAACTGTCCGAAGACGGCGCCACGGTGGCTCGAACGCTGGACCGTAACCGGATCTTTTTGGCTCAAACTCCCCAAACGTTCAGGCGCAGCCTGATATGGGAGGCGCACACAAAGGCCAGAGAAAGACGGTTTTACGCTACGGACGATGCCATGCTGATCGAGGCGCTGGGATATACGGTGCAGATCGTTCCCGGCATTCCACAGAACATCAAAATTACCACACCCGCGGATCTCAAGCTCGCCGAAGCGCTTGGAAATGGATCTGCTTCCTGAACGAATACGTAAGCAAGCCCATCAATCGGCCCTGTTGATCGGGGAAACCTCTGGGCATCAGACGCTTTGCCGGATTCCGGTTTTTCCGGACCCGTGAAAAAGACCCTTGTGCTGACCCCATTCTTTTGCTTAAGTACGGACGGTGAATCGGCCCGGACCGTTCCGGCCCGGCCCAGAGGAAAGAGGGAAAGGCGCAACGTTTGAAACCCTTACCGTCAGACGGAGAGACGCATCGGTCAACATGCGTGTAGGTATAGGATACGACAGCCACCGGTTTCTCGAAGGACGCAAACTGGTTCTCGGTGGAGTGGAAATTCAGCATACGTTGGGCTTATCCGGACACTCGGACGCGGACGCGCTGATCCACGCCATCTGCGACGCCCTGCTTGGAGCCGCCGGATTGGGTGACATCGGCGCTCTATTTCCGGACTCGGATCCGGCCAACAAAGACCGGTCCAGTCTTGAATTCTTGCGGCAAATACGCGACCTGTTGCATGATCACCACCTCAAGCCGGTGAATATAGATGCAACCGTGATTGCGGAGGCGCCGAAACTGAGACCCTATATATCGGATATGTGCGGCGCCATGGCCCGGGTCCTCGGTATGGACCCCACGCGCATCGGCGTCAAAGCCAAAACCAACGAGACAATGGGATTTGTGGGGCGCGGCGAAGGTATTGCCGTTTTCGCGGTCGCCCTTCTCGAGGAGAATACATGAGTGACAGGGTGAGGGTCCGCTTTGCTCCCAGTCCCACAGGAGAACTGCACATCGGCAACGCTCGAACCGCTCTGTTTAATTGGCTGTTCGCACGTAGGCATAACGGCGAGATGGTTCTGCGGATCGAGGATACCGATCTGGATCGGTCTGCGACCAAATATATCACATCGACCATGAAAGAGCTCCAGTGGATGGGTATCCGCTGGGACGAGGGACCGGACGTCGGAGGCCCTTACGGCCCGTATCGGCAGACGGAGCGTCTGGAAATCTATCACGAATTTCTCGAGCGGCTAAAACAATCCGATCAGGCTTATCCCTGTTATTGCTCGCAAGAGGACCTCGAACGCGAGCGTAAAGAACAGCTCGCGCGGGGCCTGCCTCCCCGGTATTCGGGGAGATGTCGCCGCCTGACTCAGGCTGAACGAGACAAACTGGAAAACGAAGGCATGATCCCTACCCTGCGCTTCCGCGTGGGTTCAGGCGCGGTTTCCCTCGAAGACGAGCTGCATGGTCCGATTACGTTTCCCGCGAATACGCTTGGCGATTTCATCGTGGTGCGATCCACGGGGGTCCCTTCGTATAACTTTGCCGTTGTGGTGGACGACATCCTCATGAAGATCACCCACGTTATCCGGGGAGAAGATCACATCAGCAACACTCCGAGACAGCTTCTCTTGTACCGGTTCTTCGGTGCAACGCCACCGAAATTCGCCCATCACGCCCTTATCGTCGGTAAGGATCGGGCCAAATTGAGTAAACGGCACGGCGTCACTTCCGTGTCCGCCTTCCGCGAAAGAGGCTATCTGCCTCAGGCATTGACCAACTACCTGGCCTACCTCGGCGGCCATTTTCCGGGTCCCAAGGAAGTGTACGGTGCGGACGAGCTGGCAAACATGT containing:
- a CDS encoding glutamate--tRNA ligase translates to MSDRVRVRFAPSPTGELHIGNARTALFNWLFARRHNGEMVLRIEDTDLDRSATKYITSTMKELQWMGIRWDEGPDVGGPYGPYRQTERLEIYHEFLERLKQSDQAYPCYCSQEDLERERKEQLARGLPPRYSGRCRRLTQAERDKLENEGMIPTLRFRVGSGAVSLEDELHGPITFPANTLGDFIVVRSTGVPSYNFAVVVDDILMKITHVIRGEDHISNTPRQLLLYRFFGATPPKFAHHALIVGKDRAKLSKRHGVTSVSAFRERGYLPQALTNYLAYLGGHFPGPKEVYGADELANMFDLQSLSKKSATFDPDKLNWFNAQHLRLLSPDEAIRAMIPFLEKEGFNVNEYPAEWLAEAVEAILPNAVTLEDAVSFLRCFLSDEPEISEEARTQLAEPDTRPMLSTTADVISGVEAITPESVGSLLKSAQKRTELRGKRFYHPLRAALTGSTQGPELDKVLLVLGKQRVLERIHRALEMSKRDQG
- the ispD gene encoding 2-C-methyl-D-erythritol 4-phosphate cytidylyltransferase; translation: MKYSDEPIPRPFCYAVIPAAGQGLRMGTPLQKQFLHLWGKPILARTIEVFEQSASIDGIIVVTPEDRLDFCRDEIIDRYHFHKVRDVVPGGKERQDSVFNGLCAVPETADVVAIHDGVRPLVTVELIANTILAAYEKGAAIAAQPAHETVKLSEDGATVARTLDRNRIFLAQTPQTFRRSLIWEAHTKARERRFYATDDAMLIEALGYTVQIVPGIPQNIKITTPADLKLAEALGNGSAS
- a CDS encoding 2-C-methyl-D-erythritol 2,4-cyclodiphosphate synthase, whose product is MRVGIGYDSHRFLEGRKLVLGGVEIQHTLGLSGHSDADALIHAICDALLGAAGLGDIGALFPDSDPANKDRSSLEFLRQIRDLLHDHHLKPVNIDATVIAEAPKLRPYISDMCGAMARVLGMDPTRIGVKAKTNETMGFVGRGEGIAVFAVALLEENT